DNA sequence from the Atribacterota bacterium genome:
CAAAAAAATTGTACTGGCATATTCAGGAGGTTTGGATACCTCGATTGCTATTAAATGGTTAAAGGAAAACTACTGCGACGAAGTTATTGCTGTGGCAGTGGATGTAGGACAGGAAAGTGATTTAGAATTTGTAAAAGAGAAAGCATTAAAAGTTGGTGCAGCAAAGTCTTATGTGGTAGATGCCAAAGAAGAATTTGCCAGAGAATATGCTTTACGGGGTTTGCAGGCAGGCGCTGTTTATGAACAGCATTACCCCTTAGCAACTGCTTATTCCAGACCGCTGATATCAAAGATATTAGTTGATTATGCCCAAAAAGAAGATGCCCAGGCAGTGTCCCATGGAAGTACCGGAAAAGGGAATGATCAGGTTCGATTTGAGGTATCAACTGCTGCCTTAAATCCGGATCTGGAGGTTGTTGCACCGGCAAGAGAATGGGGATTTACCCGGGAAGAAGAAATAGAATATGCAAAAAAGTATAATATTCCAATTCCGGTAGATGTTAATAATCCTTACAGTATAGATCAGAATTTATGGGGAAGATCCTGTGAGTGTGGTGTTCTGGAAGACCCCTGGGTAGAGCCTCCTAAGGAAGCTTTTGAGTGGACTGTAGGAATTGAAGATGCTCCAAATAAGCCCACATATCTTGAGATTTATTTTGAG
Encoded proteins:
- a CDS encoding argininosuccinate synthase, which codes for MKKYKKIVLAYSGGLDTSIAIKWLKENYCDEVIAVAVDVGQESDLEFVKEKALKVGAAKSYVVDAKEEFAREYALRGLQAGAVYEQHYPLATAYSRPLISKILVDYAQKEDAQAVSHGSTGKGNDQVRFEVSTAALNPDLEVVAPAREWGFTREEEIEYAKKYNIPIPVDVNNPYSIDQNLWGRSCECGVLEDPWVEPPKEAFEWTVGIEDAPNKPTYLEIYFEKGVPLSINEENFELSKLISKLNKIGGANAVGRVDMVENRLVGIKSRETYECPGATILLNAYSALESLVFPGDLAHFKQIISLKYAELTYNGLWFSALREALDGFVGVIKEQVTGMVKVKLIKGQCIVVGRKSPNSLYDFNLATYDKGDTFNQDFAKGFIHLWGLPSKVYSSVNRKNE